CTCATGTGTAGTGTGAAATATTTGTCATAAATTGTTTATGTGTCGTGCAACAGTCAATTTTAAAGCATAGGTTATATGTGCAATGTAAGAATCTGGTTAATTGATGTTTTAAGTTTCAGGACCTGTCTACAGATTCACCTCTTTCGGCTGAAACATAAAATTAAAGTGTAATTATATTGTCATGtcccatggtgcatgctgtttgcagatgatattgtgttggttgatgagacgaaagaaggagtggagatgaagttggaactatggaggcaaactctagaatctagaggctttaagttgagtcgaagtaagacagaatatttggagtgtaagtttagcggccgtaggagtagggaggcagggacaatcaccctagatgggagagttgttcaggcctcggattgcttccggtatttaggatctattatccaaacggatggagaagtagatggagatgttgcccataggattaaagctggttggtcgaagtggaagagtgctacgggtttcctttgtgatcccggcatgcctaatagattgaagggaaaattctaccggacggcaattagaccagcattgttatatggtacggagtgttgggcagtgaaacactgccacatccataagatgtcggtggcggagatgcgtatgttgagatggatgtgtggtcacacgagaaaggaccgggtgcgtaatgaaataattaggacaaaagtaggggttacatctattgagaataaaatgagagaaaaccgactaaggtggtttggccatgtgagacgtagagcgcttgatgcgccggttaggagaaccgaagagtggcaaagggatgtagtggtgaggggtaggggaagacctaagcaaacttggaggagggtgatcgagagtgatatgagtttattgggaattgaggaaaatatggtagtggataggacggagtggagggagcgaatctgtgtcgctgacacgacttgattttcacggttttatatgatggttcatgttagccgaccccgaatcatttcgggactaaggctttgttgttgttgttgttgttgtcccTCTGTATATCTATTCTCTGAATGATATCTTGAGAGCTGAGAAGAAATAATGTGTTTTCTGATGGTTTTGTGCTTATTGTCTCAACTTCAGTCTTGCAACTTTGTTTATTACAGTGACCACTGGAGGAAAAATATCCCTGTTCTTGCAAAATCACACAGAGTATATTCAATCGATCTTATTGGTTACGGATACTCTGATAAACCGAATCCTCGGGAATTTGGAGACAACACCTTCTACACATTTGAGACATGGGGCACCCAGCTAAATGACTTCTGTGTTGAAGTAGTTAAAGACAAAGCATATTTTATATGCAATTCAATTGGAGGTACCATATTCTTGATACTTCATGGTTTCTATATTTAACTGCTGATTATCATAGTATTGGATTGTGCTCACAGTGAGAAGTAACTTGCAATGTTCTCTTCCCTTTTACTGCTTGATCTTATGTGTCTGGAAAAATTTCAAATGTCTGCAGTTATCATTTTTGGTATCTTTTTGTTTCGTAGAAGATGGTTCTATTATAGTATTGAATTTTGTCAGCGGATACATTATAAACAAGTTATTTGATGATGGGTTATTGGATCCTAATTAACAATTAGGGTTGATAATGGAGTGTGTAAATCATGTAGCTTAATTTATAGAAAGTCCCAATGTTCAATTTTTCTATAAATCAATCATTATGATGTCCAGTTTTTGGCAAAAGGGAAAATAACTTCTCTGATGATGCCTTAGGTAACCTAAATTTATATGTTTTGTATACCACAAAAATGTTGCAATGTCCTCGAAGTCTGAATTTTCTGCATTTTAAATTCAACTACATATACTTTGATTTACTACAATGGTAGATAAACGGTTTTATAATGTAGGTGTTCATAAATTTACACTCAGGAGCCCAGGCATTTGAAAGTTATTGAATTTATAATCACATACATGAACAAGGTTCAGTTGAAAGTTGGAGGATCAAATCAAATTGAATTTCTCGTTATGCAAGTTCTATGGCCCCGTTACGTATTATTAAGCCTATGAAAATTGGTTTTGTAGAGCAGTCTCAAGTTTTAAAGGTTGTCTCGTGTGTGTGTGCGCCCGAGGTGTCACGTGCGGAGATTTGGCCGTAGGCAAATCTCAGCCCGTGGCTTGGGCCAAGGCGTTGGTATTGGCGTAGGAAAGGCATTGGGGGAAGGTTGACGGTAGAATTGTGGAAGACTAAGCCATCAGCGAGGAGTTGCGGCAGCAGCGGGAAGAACGGGCCCGTCGACTATGTCGACTGGGGGAGAATATCGGCGAGTGGTGTATGGACCATAGGAGTGTCTACTGGAGGTAGGCGTGGAGTCGgcataagaaacactatagggaCACAGGGTCTCAGGCGTCGGATCTCCGGCAACCCCTGGCCAGTTGTGGGGACTGGTTTAAGTGATCCACCCTAGTCCACTATAgactaggagagtcgggcatCCGGCCTTCGGGAAGGGAGGCGGATGTCTCCGTTCGGGTGGAATCTCGACGGACACTTTGGGTGGGCCAATAGTGCGAGTTATCTATATATCGAGGTTTAACCATGATAAACCCCTCCGGGACGGATTACAGATGTATGAATTGACGAGATGCCTACGGTTAAAAGGGGGATAGACCCCTTCGGATGGTGTTGGCTGGACGAGACTCGGGGAAACCTCGGCGCCACACGGGGCATTGGCTAGGCCTTCGGACGGCCCCGTGACACGAGGCAGGGGGAGGATTACAAAATGATCCTATGGTGAGACATTGGTGCTGTTTATATTGATGAATTGTGTGGTCtgtgttgcacggaaactcttcttcactAGCGTTTCTGCCTTTCGTGTCCGTTCCGTTTCCATTTCTCTTCCGTTTTCATTACCTTTTCGTAGCTAAGTTTTTCTAGAAATATCGTTCCCGGTGTCCATTTCCGTTTCAGTTTCCATTCCCGTGTAACATAGTGGTTGGTTGCTATATTCACGACATTTCGAAGTGTGAAATTAtgaatgctttttttttttttctgcctCATGCTTTTATGGTTTTGGCGCAGGACTTGTTGGTCTACAAGCATCAATTATGGAGCCAGAGATTTGTCGTGGCCTTCTTTTGTTAAATATATCTTTGCGTATGCTTCATATTAAAAAGCAGCCATGGTTTGCAAGACCCTTTATCAAATCATTCCAAAGTTTGCTGAGGTAAAACTGCAAAAACTGAGATGATTTTTCTGAGAGttgcacaattttttttttttttgataagttgcacaatttatttgaaattcatGTAATCATCCTATTTTGCAGGAATACTGATTTAGGAAAACTCTTTTTCAAATCAGTTGCCACATCAGCGTCCGTGAAGAGCATTCTATGCCAGGTTTTATGTGAAAATAAATAGTTGTCTTTTCTATCTTAAGTAACAACATTGGCCTAATATTGGCCCCCAAACTTGTCCAGAAAAGTCTAATGATCCCTCAACGACCGGTTAGCCCCTTGAAGTTGTTTAAAGTGCATGATTAACTCAAGTTCTACGCGGTAGAGCAAGTGGAGATTGGACAAGTTGAAGTGCGCATCACTTAAAGCAAGTTCAAGGAGGGGGCAATAAGTCACTTAAAGCAAAGGGGCCAATAGGCCACTTTTAGCAAATATGTAGAGTCATAAAGTTCGGTAATCGGCTTTTATGGCCAACTTGGATGGGTTGTGTATGCCTTAGGGAAACAATATTTTAATGAAAAGATATGAACTTTGTGGGAAGAGATCTCAGGTTCGATTCCCACAAAATACATCCTGAGGAGCCTTAACTGTGTCTGTGACTAAGCCCCGATCAGGATTATCTCAATGAGGATActgaccaaaaaaaaaaaaaaaaatagaagtgtCTTTTTTCAATCAATGGCTTGAAAATGTTAACTTATTGTTATGGTTGACCTCCAAATTAGGTTGGGTAAAAAAAGAAGAACGAAGAATAATAGAAAACATAAGTTAGCcggataaattacacccatggccccTCAAATTTTCCTTACTTTCTTTATAGCCCTTGAACTTcaaaattagataaaaaaaagtccCTAAACTTTGCGCTTTTCTAACATAAAAACCGCACAACCTTTGACTACTCCAATAGCAGGCGACCCTCCATTATATAGCTGACGGAAATGACATTCTAACAAACCTTTGACCACTCAATAGCAGGTGACCCTCCATTATATATCTTTggttttaaggtcatttaggcGTTTTTTGGTTAGGAAAGAGAAATAtctaaaaatggtgattttggaaataaaaaatgtggttctaaacaattttaattgttggacttttctattttgaggccGTCAACAGTCAGTCATTTTGTGGTCCTTTATTTTCATAAGGGACTTTTTATATTAGTAAATGACAAAGTTCGGGGACTCAGGTCCGGTTTTGAAGTTCAGTAAATTTAGCCATTTGCTTGTAGATGTTGACAGTTTTCGTATATCGCGTTGCAGTGTTATCACGACACCTCCCAGGTGACAGAAGAACTTGTTGAGAAAATTCTTCTTCCAGGACTTGAGCCTGGTGCTGTGGATGTTTTTCTGGATTTCATTTGTTACTCAGCTGGCCCTCTTCCTGAGGACCTTTTGCCTCAAGTTAAGGTACAGTTTCTTAGACTATACAAAATTTCTAGCTCTTGTTGTGGTGATTACTGAAATTCTACTTCATGAATGTTTGTCTCCATGTTTTACAGTGCCCTGTGTTGGTTGCGTGGGGCGACAAGGATCCGTGGGAGCCAATTGAACTTGGCAGAATGTACGGAAATTTCGATCCCGTTCAGGATTTTGTTGTGCTGCCTAACGTTGGTCACTGCCCGCAGGtctgtttctctttttctcGTTCTCGTATATGCATTCACATTAGCATCAGCATCACAAAATGCGATTCATTTACGTGTCTGGATTTGTTCCCATGTTTTGTTAATGTGCTGGATTTGGTGTGTATGTGAAACTGGAATGTTTATGCAAGTAGTTGCAACTCACTAGTCATATTCGTCCATGGTTTGATGGGGGACGAAAGGATTAAACTTTAAGCATATGCTTCATAGCTCTGCAAATAATTCATAATCGTATAGTTCATCTTGAGCTTGATCAGAGACGGATCCAGAGGTTTTAGAGGGGTTGAGCACCCACGGGTTGTTGGAAAATGCCTAAAGTTCTATGAAAACTGTGAACGGggatttaatttctttttttaatgtaaaaacACTCAAAAGATATTAATTTAGCACCCATAAATCACGATAAGCACCCTCTCTCAAGAAATCCTGGATCCGTTACTGAGCTTGATGAACATTGGTTTTCTCTATCTCATCATATTTATCAAATATTGAGCTTAATTTTTCATCAAAACTTGGATTAAATTCTGTCTCAAACGTAGCTTCCTGTTCTAAATAAACCCCGGTCAATACCTCTCCATGAAAATCAAGAACTTATAGCTGCTTCCCCTTGGTCTATTCCCTAATCCTTCCGCTCCTTTTTCCCGTGCACCAGCAGCAATAGGCGTCACGTATTGTTTTTTCCTCCTACGGATAGGCGTATGCCTGTCCCTGTCCATGTCCGTTCCCGCTGCAACAATCAGATGTAGTGtaattaaatgaatcattattTCATGCTAATGGTAATATTATGTGACATTGAATTATTAATTTGGTTGAAGGATGAAGCACCTGATCTCGTGAACCCACTTGTCGAGTCATTCGTGGCGCGTAATTCTGCAGCCGAATCATCTGTTTCGACTGTCAGCTGATCCATTGGTTGTTCATATTCATTGCTGCtgttaaatgtaattttttcaGAAAAATAGGCAAACAATATGTTcattatttttgtaagtttACCATAATATTGTTTCTGATGAGAAACTTAGTCATGACTCATGAATTtgatataaatacaattaaagttAAAATTTAACATATTGGAATCAAGGGTGGAGACCGAGGCGTCCTGGAGGGGCCAAGGCCGTAACTACCCCTACTATGAATGATTTCGGTCCCTCGGACGTTGGAAGTATCCTTATTACAGATGGTTTCAGCCCTCTGTTTCTGACAAATTAAGATTTGAATGGTTAATTAActgattgaatttgtatttaattataaaatccaGCTTGTTTAATATATGATAGATAATAAATTTCCATTAATTTGTTCAAAACAATTCAATCTTACTTTTATAGTTCAAATCTAGTTTAGTTTTGAAAAGTTTTGTAGTGGTACGAAAACATTAATTCTGGACCATTCAGataataacatatatatataagcaattttttgttttgagctAGTTTGTTTAGAAAATTTTTCTTTTACACATGTACTGTGTAAAATTGTCCCGCCCACCCCACCCAGCGAATCTATTCTATATTCACCACTGATTGGAATTAGCATTTTCATTTAGATTGTGGATTGCTATTTACCGTCcctaaattacttatcaccgtttCTCTTGGACACTTTTGCATTTTGCATTTTTTAAATtcaaaaactgaaattctctcaaatttCTTCGAAATTCAAAAACCCGAAGAACATTCATGGAACTTAAACAGGATAAAGGAAAATGATTCCCCGGAtaagtatttttatttgaaaattgaatCGAAAACACGAGTTTCATCTCCGGTTTCggaaaaaaaattcatcgaAAATGTACTAAACCGGTGATTCATACCATTCCGCCTAGGCAGAAACGGATCCGTTTCTGCCTAGGCGGAAACGGGTGGATCACCCATGTCTAGAAATGGGTGATCCACCCGTTTCGCCTAGGCCGAAAAAGATAGTTCATCCGTTTATACTTAGGCGGAATGGTGTGAATCACCCGTTCAGTGCATTTtcgatgaatttttttatatatatattgattaaaTCGGTTAGTTTTTGGAGACGAATTTCAATTAGTGTAAATAGGAACTGTAGTTATTCGATTTCCTCGACATTCTCGGGTCCATTTTTCATAAATCCAATTTTGGCTCGGGAGAGAGAGGATATTGAGTTTTtgaatggaaaaataaaaaggaagaAAATGTCCCAGAGGGgatggtgataagtaatttggaggCGGTGAATAGCAAACCCCTTTAGATTTCACTTCATTGGAATtgaaaaacggaaaaaacataaaagaaaaatggaaaaaaaatgcTTAAAACTATTTGAATAGAACATGCGATTCTATCCTCCTCTTTTTATATCATTGAGGATTGAAAATTTCATATACAATAAGACCCCGTTTGGTACGCTGTAATGGACATCGTAATGGAATGATCATTACAATGGAggttcattaccatgtttggttagtcATATAATTTTTGTCGTAATGGAATCACCATTACATCCTTCaatttttcttcacaaatttatgtaatgggCATTACAAACAAAATAGATATGAATCCCCATTACGATTAGCccttgtatttttattactaaCGACATacgaaaaaaaacatgaaaacataaaaacataaaaactgaaaaaaatgcgaaaatgtgaaaatgtgaaaaaatcgaaaacgagaaaaaaatgcaaaacatgaa
The sequence above is drawn from the Euphorbia lathyris chromosome 6, ddEupLath1.1, whole genome shotgun sequence genome and encodes:
- the LOC136231919 gene encoding pheophytinase, chloroplastic isoform X2, with protein sequence MSTTSTPPLSLTTPELPSLFSPRKRGKSILPNSRKIHFHDFAISHRIPNLSGIKSNRLFASSSSADTSFDIQSEDSTKLPQAISSDHWRKNIPVLAKSHRVYSIDLIGYGYSDKPNPREFGDNTFYTFETWGTQLNDFCVEVVKDKAYFICNSIGGLVGLQASIMEPEICRGLLLLNISLRMLHIKKQPWFARPFIKSFQSLLRNTDLGKLFFKSVATSASVKSILCQCYHDTSQVTEELVEKILLPGLEPGAVDVFLDFICYSAGPLPEDLLPQVKCPVLVAWGDKDPWEPIELGRMYGNFDPVQDFVVLPNVGHCPQDEAPDLVNPLVESFVARNSAAESSVSTVS
- the LOC136231919 gene encoding pheophytinase, chloroplastic isoform X1, which gives rise to MSTTSTPPLSLTTPELPSLFSPRKRGKSILPNSRKIHFHDFAISHRIPNLSGIKSNRLFASSSSADTSFDIQSEDSTKLPQAISSMWMWKGYSIRYQYSGNSGPALVLVHGFGANSDHWRKNIPVLAKSHRVYSIDLIGYGYSDKPNPREFGDNTFYTFETWGTQLNDFCVEVVKDKAYFICNSIGGLVGLQASIMEPEICRGLLLLNISLRMLHIKKQPWFARPFIKSFQSLLRNTDLGKLFFKSVATSASVKSILCQCYHDTSQVTEELVEKILLPGLEPGAVDVFLDFICYSAGPLPEDLLPQVKCPVLVAWGDKDPWEPIELGRMYGNFDPVQDFVVLPNVGHCPQDEAPDLVNPLVESFVARNSAAESSVSTVS